Proteins encoded together in one Chryseobacterium sp. G0201 window:
- a CDS encoding acyl carrier protein has protein sequence MNKDEILGKLTTIFHEELDNDDIVLSFETTADDIEEWDSLSHIQLIVAVEKAFKVRFTSSEIQSWNNVGEMIDCIIAK, from the coding sequence ATGAATAAAGACGAAATTTTAGGAAAACTTACCACCATTTTCCATGAAGAATTAGATAATGATGATATTGTTTTAAGTTTTGAAACAACAGCTGACGATATTGAAGAATGGGATTCTCTTTCTCATATCCAACTCATTGTAGCGGTGGAAAAGGCTTTTAAAGTGCGTTTTACTTCTTCTGAGATCCAAAGCTGGAATAATGTCGGAGAAATGATCGATTGTATAATCGCTAAATAA
- a CDS encoding MBOAT family O-acyltransferase, with product MLFNSIAFLIFLPIVFILYWRVFNKNYKYQNMLLLAASFYFYGCWDWRFLFLLIFSIGLDYFSGIQIENSKTKKMATFWLTLSIAINLGFLGFFKYYNFFIENFAELLSSFGFGVNMWVLKVILPVGISFYTFHGLSYVIDVYKKRIPAERNYVDYALFVSYFPLLVAGPIERATHLLPQIQRKRSFDYETAKDGMAQILWGFFKKMVIADNCAPIVNEIFNNYHTESASNLVLGAVLFAFQIYGDFSGYSDIALGTSRLFGLELLKNFSFPYFSRDIAEFWRRWHISLSSWFRDYLYIPLGGSKGGLWMKIRNTFIIFLVSGFWHGANWTFIIWGGLNALFFLPLLIAEKNRHNLEVVAMGKIIPSFREVFSILMTFTLTCFAWIFFRSESVSDAIGYIKGIFSESLFSFPTQFRLVLSGLIVFMLVIEWWNRTHDYGLKIQDRKPWVQSIIYIIVAFLILNFANFGSNEFIYFQF from the coding sequence ATGCTTTTTAACTCTATTGCCTTTTTAATTTTTCTACCTATTGTCTTTATTTTATACTGGCGTGTATTCAATAAAAACTATAAATACCAGAATATGCTTTTGCTGGCGGCTAGTTTTTATTTTTACGGCTGCTGGGATTGGCGTTTTCTATTTCTTTTGATATTTTCTATAGGGTTAGATTATTTTTCAGGAATTCAAATTGAAAACAGCAAAACAAAAAAAATGGCAACTTTCTGGTTGACATTAAGTATTGCGATCAATCTTGGTTTTCTTGGATTTTTTAAATATTACAATTTCTTCATAGAAAATTTTGCCGAATTATTAAGTTCATTCGGATTTGGCGTAAATATGTGGGTATTGAAAGTTATTTTACCGGTTGGTATTTCTTTTTACACATTCCACGGTTTGTCTTATGTGATAGATGTCTACAAAAAACGAATTCCGGCAGAAAGAAACTATGTAGATTATGCATTATTTGTAAGCTATTTTCCTTTATTGGTGGCGGGGCCTATTGAACGAGCAACGCATCTTCTTCCTCAAATTCAGAGAAAAAGATCTTTTGATTACGAAACGGCAAAAGACGGAATGGCTCAGATCCTGTGGGGATTTTTCAAGAAAATGGTGATTGCAGACAATTGTGCGCCAATTGTTAACGAGATATTTAATAATTATCATACCGAAAGTGCCAGCAACTTAGTTTTAGGAGCTGTACTTTTTGCTTTCCAGATTTATGGAGATTTTTCAGGATATTCTGATATTGCATTAGGTACCTCAAGATTATTTGGACTGGAATTACTTAAAAACTTTTCGTTTCCGTATTTTTCAAGAGATATTGCCGAGTTTTGGAGAAGGTGGCATATTTCGCTTTCTTCTTGGTTCAGAGACTATCTTTATATTCCTTTAGGTGGAAGTAAGGGCGGATTGTGGATGAAAATCAGGAATACGTTTATTATTTTTCTGGTGAGTGGTTTCTGGCATGGAGCGAATTGGACGTTTATTATTTGGGGCGGGTTGAATGCTTTATTTTTCCTTCCTTTGTTAATAGCTGAAAAAAACAGGCATAATTTGGAAGTAGTGGCAATGGGGAAAATTATTCCGTCTTTCAGGGAAGTTTTTAGCATTTTAATGACATTTACGCTTACCTGTTTTGCGTGGATCTTCTTCCGATCAGAAAGTGTTTCCGATGCCATTGGATATATTAAAGGGATATTCAGCGAAAGTCTTTTTTCGTTTCCAACGCAATTTAGACTCGTTTTGTCAGGGCTTATCGTTTTTATGCTTGTGATTGAGTGGTGGAACAGAACACATGATTACGGACTGAAGATTCAGGATCGAAAGCCATGGGTACAAAGTATTATTTATATTATAGTGGCGTTCTTGATATTGAATTTCGCCAATTTCGGCAGTAATGAATTTATTTATTTTCAGTTTTAA
- a CDS encoding glycosyltransferase produces MMVNKKIKVLFRHRSMEMGGVEKVILSMLNNLDSNKFDMTICLNMNQGELRNEFPKNIRKVYLTEGKEDFSKNSVIQKVQLAKRRLKLKQAEKSPKIADAILNEQYDVEIAPTYAAFSSVLNSSNKNSKKIGWFHSDVTVPKMKPLLPDILRQIPQFDYFIFGSQQTRDIFVETYPDIKLPENQVILNAIPIDELKQKAKAYQPELPNIPVFVSVARLHTRKGFHKLAEAHAKLLKDGFDHHIIVIGDGEEMDNLKKQAENLGVTNSFQLLGSMMNPYPYVKNADFYILPSESEGWPLIIADTLILQKPIIATNVGGIPEMIDHEKTGYLIDYEVDEMYESMKKFLTEPELVSNIKRNLESIEDLFDNQKIFDSVENIILKLTQK; encoded by the coding sequence ATGATGGTGAATAAAAAAATAAAAGTCCTTTTCAGGCACCGTTCCATGGAAATGGGAGGGGTAGAAAAGGTAATACTAAGCATGCTAAACAATCTTGACAGCAACAAGTTTGATATGACCATATGCTTAAACATGAATCAGGGTGAATTAAGGAATGAGTTCCCAAAAAACATTAGAAAAGTATACCTCACAGAAGGAAAAGAAGATTTTTCTAAAAATTCTGTAATTCAAAAAGTCCAGCTTGCAAAGAGAAGGTTAAAACTAAAACAGGCAGAAAAAAGCCCGAAAATAGCAGATGCTATTTTAAACGAACAGTATGATGTAGAAATTGCACCTACTTATGCTGCGTTTTCATCAGTTTTAAATTCAAGTAATAAAAATTCAAAAAAAATTGGCTGGTTTCATTCTGATGTTACCGTTCCGAAAATGAAACCTTTGTTACCGGATATTTTAAGGCAAATTCCTCAGTTTGATTATTTTATTTTCGGTTCTCAGCAGACAAGAGATATTTTTGTTGAAACTTATCCTGATATAAAATTACCGGAAAACCAAGTTATTCTGAATGCAATTCCTATTGACGAATTAAAGCAGAAAGCAAAAGCATACCAACCGGAATTACCCAATATTCCCGTTTTTGTGTCTGTCGCCAGATTACACACCAGAAAAGGCTTTCATAAGTTAGCTGAAGCTCATGCAAAATTATTAAAAGACGGATTTGATCATCACATTATTGTAATCGGAGATGGTGAAGAAATGGATAACTTAAAAAAGCAAGCTGAAAATCTGGGCGTTACCAACAGTTTTCAACTATTAGGCTCCATGATGAACCCTTATCCTTACGTAAAGAATGCCGACTTCTACATTCTACCCTCAGAATCAGAAGGATGGCCATTAATTATTGCGGATACTCTGATCCTTCAAAAACCAATCATTGCAACCAATGTAGGTGGAATCCCCGAAATGATCGATCATGAAAAAACAGGATACCTCATCGACTATGAAGTAGATGAAATGTATGAATCGATGAAAAAATTCTTAACAGAACCCGAACTTGTTTCCAATATTAAAAGAAATCTTGAATCTATTGAAGACCTGTTTGATAATCAGAAAATATTTGACTCAGTAGAAAATATAATTTTAAAACTAACACAAAAATGA
- a CDS encoding O-methyltransferase gives MNEILRVLKTFLAYLKRPDLYPELGRKIVKNTVNRGNAFKGKDKTNLWAASKSISQQEVISQLFGFEMSSFKTDFQEVLRNSEQREKDCPIKMGGAGALELIYFACEFTKAQHVIETGVAYGWSSLAALLSLEKRNGTLYSSDMPYLAQDGDQYVGCVVPENLKKNWKLFRFADKESLPKIFAESASFDVLHYDSDKSYNGRMWAYDEMYKRLRKGGVFISDDIGDNSAYQDFCEKNNIDTKVVEFEGKYVGIFIK, from the coding sequence GTGAATGAAATACTAAGAGTTCTCAAAACATTTCTGGCTTATCTTAAAAGGCCCGATCTTTATCCCGAATTAGGAAGAAAAATTGTTAAAAATACCGTAAACAGGGGTAATGCCTTCAAAGGAAAAGACAAAACCAATTTATGGGCTGCGTCCAAATCCATCTCTCAACAGGAAGTAATTTCCCAACTTTTTGGGTTTGAGATGAGTTCTTTCAAAACAGATTTCCAGGAGGTTTTAAGAAATTCTGAGCAAAGAGAAAAAGATTGTCCTATTAAAATGGGAGGTGCAGGCGCACTGGAATTGATCTATTTTGCATGTGAATTTACAAAAGCTCAGCATGTTATCGAAACAGGTGTTGCATATGGCTGGTCTTCATTAGCCGCATTATTGTCACTTGAAAAAAGAAATGGAACGTTGTACAGCTCTGATATGCCTTATCTGGCACAGGACGGAGATCAGTACGTTGGATGCGTTGTTCCCGAAAATCTTAAAAAAAACTGGAAACTATTCCGTTTTGCAGATAAAGAATCTTTACCGAAGATCTTTGCAGAAAGTGCTTCTTTTGATGTTCTGCATTATGACTCAGACAAGAGCTATAATGGTAGAATGTGGGCTTATGACGAGATGTATAAGCGTCTTAGAAAAGGAGGTGTATTTATAAGTGATGATATTGGTGACAATTCTGCTTATCAGGATTTCTGCGAAAAAAATAACATAGATACTAAAGTTGTAGAATTCGAAGGAAAATATGTAGGGATTTTTATTAAGTAA
- a CDS encoding SDR family NAD(P)-dependent oxidoreductase, whose product MNKVVLTGGSSGIGKEINLFLLEKGYEVLFTYCHSADAAKEIEKNFANAKAFQIDFTSNDQMDSFFEEIEAFSPDILINNYYNGTFIDTYFHKTEAEKILNDFKNNVMPTLQVTQKCITIFRKKKLGRIINILSSSMTSPAMGTSVYNSNKAYLLQMNKSWAIENVKFGITCNSVSPSFIPTDFHKNMDERLKETILSGYPLKEKLEGSDISGVINLCINGGKHFNGNHIFLDASHY is encoded by the coding sequence GTGAATAAAGTTGTCTTAACCGGTGGTTCATCCGGAATTGGTAAAGAGATCAACCTTTTTCTTTTGGAGAAGGGTTATGAAGTATTATTTACCTATTGCCATTCTGCAGATGCTGCAAAAGAGATAGAAAAGAATTTTGCCAATGCGAAAGCATTTCAGATAGATTTTACATCAAATGACCAGATGGATTCTTTTTTTGAAGAAATTGAAGCTTTCAGCCCGGATATTCTCATCAATAATTATTATAACGGAACTTTTATCGATACGTATTTCCATAAAACAGAAGCAGAAAAAATTCTTAATGACTTTAAGAATAATGTGATGCCAACATTACAGGTTACTCAAAAATGCATTACTATTTTTCGCAAGAAAAAGTTGGGAAGAATTATCAATATTCTTTCTTCATCAATGACTTCGCCTGCAATGGGAACTTCTGTCTATAACTCCAATAAAGCTTATTTGTTGCAAATGAATAAAAGCTGGGCAATAGAAAACGTCAAATTCGGGATTACGTGTAATTCTGTTTCTCCATCTTTTATTCCTACAGATTTCCATAAAAATATGGATGAAAGATTGAAAGAAACAATACTTTCCGGCTATCCGTTGAAAGAGAAATTGGAAGGAAGCGATATTTCCGGAGTTATTAATCTTTGTATCAACGGAGGAAAGCATTTTAACGGAAATCATATATTTCTGGACGCTTCACATTATTAA
- a CDS encoding MaoC/PaaZ C-terminal domain-containing protein, with translation MILQLDTIFQHQFKVDDSVYDGFINTFDDQNSLHINDEFAQNKGFKSKVMHGNILNGFLSYFIGELLPTEDVMILSQAINFKNPVYLNDILNFEAVVSEQSEAVQVNTFKFKFVNAELKTVASGKIQIKELT, from the coding sequence ATGATACTTCAGCTCGATACCATATTTCAGCATCAGTTTAAGGTTGATGATTCTGTTTATGATGGGTTCATTAATACTTTTGATGATCAAAATTCTCTGCATATCAATGATGAATTTGCCCAAAACAAAGGCTTCAAATCAAAAGTAATGCACGGAAATATTTTGAACGGATTTTTATCATATTTTATTGGTGAATTGTTACCAACAGAAGATGTGATGATCCTTTCACAGGCTATTAATTTTAAAAATCCGGTTTATCTCAATGATATTTTAAATTTTGAAGCTGTGGTTTCTGAACAGTCGGAAGCGGTGCAGGTAAATACATTCAAATTTAAATTTGTAAATGCAGAACTTAAAACGGTGGCTTCAGGAAAAATACAAATAAAAGAATTGACGTGA
- a CDS encoding HAD-IIIC family phosphatase yields MMKTFTQLKRNVNKKPEGLKKIKVALLGDTATQFLNIALKGTAIDEGFDLEVFEADFGQISRQILDPTSEYYDFNADYTIIFESSHKLLSQYYKSYDSQLNFAQDKINYIEELYNTIQNRTKSKVVYCNFAGIDNQIFGNFANKVESSFVFQQNKLNYLLSELAVKKNNLFIADLLSIQNKWGRNFMFSPNIYVNTEMVLSLDVLPIVSHHMVSILSSVEGKFKKCLILDLDNTTWGGIIGDDGLEKIQIGSLGIGKAFTELQQWVKALQKRGVIIAVCSKNDEDKAKEPFEKHPDMILKMDDIAVFVANWDNKADNIRKIQSILNIGFDSMVFLDDNPFERNIVRENLPDVCVPELPEDPAEYLEYLYGLNLFETASFSENDAERTKQYQIEAERAIALDSFTNVEDFLKSMNMMSDVQAFNNFSKPRVSQLTQRSNQFNLRTVRYTEQDVEDLMNSENHHTISFTLVDKYGDNGLICVIVLEKKDVETLFIETWLMSCRVLKRGMEEFTLNTIVEIAKKNGFKYVVGEYLPTAKNQMVKDHYERLGFEEQEDKWVLNVDDYQSKQVYIINKN; encoded by the coding sequence ATGATGAAAACGTTTACACAATTAAAGAGAAATGTAAATAAGAAACCGGAGGGGCTTAAAAAAATAAAAGTGGCGTTGTTGGGAGATACGGCAACTCAGTTTTTAAATATAGCTTTGAAAGGTACTGCTATTGATGAAGGCTTTGATTTGGAGGTTTTTGAGGCGGATTTCGGACAGATTTCCCGTCAGATTTTAGATCCTACTTCAGAATATTATGACTTTAATGCTGATTATACGATCATTTTTGAGTCTTCGCATAAATTACTAAGTCAATATTACAAATCTTATGATTCTCAGCTGAATTTTGCTCAGGATAAGATTAATTATATAGAAGAATTATACAATACAATTCAAAACAGAACAAAGAGCAAAGTTGTTTATTGCAATTTCGCGGGTATTGATAATCAAATTTTTGGAAATTTTGCCAATAAAGTAGAATCATCTTTTGTTTTCCAACAAAATAAACTTAATTATCTATTATCAGAATTAGCGGTTAAAAAGAATAATCTTTTCATTGCAGATTTACTTTCCATTCAAAATAAATGGGGAAGGAACTTTATGTTTTCTCCGAATATTTATGTGAATACAGAAATGGTATTGTCTTTAGATGTATTGCCAATTGTATCACATCACATGGTGAGTATTTTATCTTCTGTGGAAGGTAAATTTAAGAAATGCCTGATTTTGGATCTTGATAATACGACATGGGGAGGAATTATTGGCGATGATGGTCTTGAAAAAATCCAGATCGGAAGTTTAGGAATCGGAAAAGCATTTACAGAACTTCAGCAATGGGTTAAAGCTTTACAAAAAAGAGGAGTTATTATAGCAGTCTGCAGTAAAAATGATGAGGATAAAGCAAAAGAACCTTTTGAAAAACATCCCGATATGATCCTTAAAATGGATGATATTGCTGTTTTTGTTGCCAATTGGGACAATAAGGCAGATAACATCAGAAAAATTCAGAGTATATTAAATATTGGATTTGATTCTATGGTTTTTCTGGATGACAATCCTTTTGAGAGAAATATTGTAAGAGAAAATCTCCCTGATGTTTGCGTTCCCGAATTACCGGAAGATCCGGCAGAATATCTGGAGTATTTGTATGGTTTAAATCTTTTTGAAACCGCAAGTTTCTCTGAAAATGATGCCGAAAGAACCAAACAATATCAAATTGAAGCAGAAAGAGCAATTGCTTTAGACAGTTTTACCAACGTAGAAGACTTTCTTAAAAGTATGAATATGATGTCTGATGTTCAGGCATTCAATAACTTTTCAAAGCCAAGGGTTTCTCAATTAACGCAGCGTTCTAATCAGTTCAATTTAAGGACAGTAAGATATACGGAGCAGGACGTTGAGGATCTTATGAATTCAGAGAATCATCATACCATTTCTTTTACTTTGGTAGATAAATATGGAGATAACGGATTGATTTGTGTGATTGTCCTAGAAAAAAAGGATGTAGAAACTCTTTTTATTGAAACATGGCTGATGAGCTGTAGAGTTTTAAAGAGAGGAATGGAAGAGTTTACATTAAATACGATAGTAGAAATTGCTAAAAAGAACGGTTTTAAATATGTTGTGGGAGAATATTTACCAACAGCTAAAAACCAAATGGTAAAAGATCATTACGAAAGATTAGGATTTGAAGAACAGGAAGACAAATGGGTTCTGAATGTTGATGATTATCAATCTAAACAAGTATACATTATTAATAAAAATTAG
- a CDS encoding MBOAT family O-acyltransferase produces the protein MQFTSFAFIFFFAAVFALYWLVFQKNLKFQNIVLLLASYVFYAFWDWKFLTLLIGSSAITYFLGLKISESETLKKKKLWVNLGLIFSIGTLFYFKYFNFFVDSFADLFGIKNTLTLSIIMPLGISFYTFRMISYLLDIKNNKLKAETDALVFFNYIAFFPSMTSGPIDKGGLLLPQLKKERIFTVENGSDAARQILLGAFKKLVVANSITPITQNIFQNYEHLSGATIAFGVFLFLFEIYADFSGYSDMAVGFARLLGFKVTKNFAFPLFAQNIAEFWRRWHISLTSWLTEYVFTPLVIQLRDYEKKGLIIAIILNFILIGAWHGPRFTFVLFGLLHGLYYIPLILTNKLNKKKKFSKSIPTLQELGNILLTMVMVCFAFVLFVAPNLTEAFGMYSKIFSLSLFSIPQFIKIKILALIGILLLIDWLNKDQEHGLEISRYKPLVRRGIYVFLIFMIMYFGVFGNGNFIYEQF, from the coding sequence ATGCAGTTTACTTCTTTTGCTTTTATATTTTTCTTTGCAGCGGTTTTCGCACTTTATTGGCTTGTATTCCAGAAAAATCTGAAATTCCAAAACATTGTATTGCTTTTGGCAAGCTATGTTTTTTATGCCTTTTGGGACTGGAAATTTCTGACCTTGCTTATTGGCAGCTCTGCAATAACCTATTTTTTAGGACTAAAAATATCTGAAAGCGAGACTCTTAAAAAGAAAAAATTGTGGGTGAATTTAGGGTTGATCTTTTCCATTGGAACATTATTTTATTTTAAATATTTCAATTTCTTTGTTGATTCCTTTGCCGATCTTTTCGGAATTAAAAATACCCTTACATTATCGATAATAATGCCTCTCGGAATAAGCTTTTATACTTTCAGGATGATTAGTTATCTGCTTGATATTAAAAATAATAAATTAAAAGCCGAAACGGATGCATTGGTGTTTTTCAATTATATCGCATTCTTTCCAAGTATGACATCTGGACCGATCGATAAAGGTGGATTATTGCTTCCTCAGTTGAAAAAAGAACGAATTTTCACCGTTGAAAATGGTTCTGATGCGGCAAGACAGATTCTTTTAGGAGCGTTTAAAAAATTGGTTGTGGCCAATAGTATTACGCCCATTACACAGAATATATTTCAAAATTATGAGCACCTTTCCGGAGCTACGATTGCGTTTGGAGTATTTCTCTTCCTTTTTGAGATCTATGCAGATTTCTCTGGATATTCTGATATGGCGGTTGGTTTCGCAAGATTGTTAGGGTTTAAAGTAACTAAAAACTTCGCATTCCCTCTTTTTGCTCAGAATATTGCAGAATTTTGGAGAAGATGGCATATTTCATTGACTTCATGGCTCACCGAATATGTGTTTACGCCTTTAGTAATACAGCTGAGAGATTACGAAAAAAAAGGATTAATCATTGCAATTATTTTAAATTTTATTTTAATAGGAGCGTGGCACGGTCCAAGATTTACATTTGTTTTATTTGGCTTGCTTCATGGTCTTTATTACATTCCTTTAATTCTGACCAATAAATTAAACAAGAAGAAAAAGTTTTCTAAAAGTATTCCGACCCTTCAGGAATTGGGTAATATTTTGCTGACGATGGTAATGGTTTGTTTTGCTTTTGTACTTTTTGTAGCACCAAACCTTACGGAAGCTTTCGGAATGTATTCAAAAATATTCAGTCTGTCTTTATTTTCGATCCCGCAATTTATTAAAATTAAAATTTTAGCTTTGATAGGAATTTTACTTTTAATAGATTGGTTGAATAAAGATCAGGAACATGGTCTTGAGATCAGTAGATACAAGCCGTTGGTCAGAAGAGGTATTTATGTTTTCCTAATTTTTATGATCATGTATTTTGGTGTTTTTGGCAACGGTAATTTCATCTATGAACAGTTCTAA
- a CDS encoding glycosyltransferase family 2 protein encodes MKFSILIANYNNGRFFKKCYDSIITQTYDNWEAIILDDTSTDDSLEIIKKIIGEDTRFKIYQNEENSGVGITKSKLIELANGDICGFVDPDDAVVPNALLSSINIFKKDKAVVLTYSKYMKCDENLEPIEVPKLAKQVQNNDPYFFNCPVRIVHFVNFRKDIYNQTEKMNTVMKIAEDQDLYLKMYEKGKVKFIDEANYFYRTHSGGISQNDNRPASREYFAKVIFNAMKRRNLKTINGRPIPKEYSSSTEIYSLLEYQNSIIYRIKGKLKIFLQQVFS; translated from the coding sequence ATGAAGTTTTCTATCCTGATTGCCAATTACAATAATGGGAGATTTTTCAAAAAATGCTATGACTCCATTATTACTCAAACTTATGATAATTGGGAAGCTATTATTCTTGATGATACTTCGACGGATGATTCTTTGGAGATTATAAAAAAGATAATCGGAGAAGACACTCGTTTTAAAATATATCAAAATGAAGAAAACAGTGGTGTTGGCATTACAAAAAGTAAGTTAATTGAATTGGCAAACGGTGACATCTGCGGATTTGTAGATCCTGATGACGCTGTTGTTCCTAATGCACTGCTTTCGAGTATCAATATTTTCAAAAAAGATAAAGCGGTAGTTCTCACCTATTCAAAATATATGAAATGTGATGAGAATCTTGAACCGATAGAAGTTCCTAAATTAGCAAAACAGGTTCAGAATAATGATCCGTATTTTTTTAATTGCCCTGTACGAATCGTTCATTTTGTAAATTTCAGAAAGGATATTTATAATCAGACCGAGAAAATGAATACTGTAATGAAAATTGCAGAAGATCAGGATCTGTATTTAAAAATGTACGAAAAAGGAAAAGTTAAGTTCATTGATGAAGCAAACTACTTTTACAGAACACATTCCGGAGGAATTTCTCAGAATGACAACAGACCTGCGTCCCGTGAGTATTTTGCGAAAGTGATTTTTAATGCTATGAAACGCAGAAATCTTAAAACTATAAATGGCAGACCCATTCCGAAAGAATACAGCAGTTCTACCGAGATTTATAGTTTATTGGAATATCAGAATTCTATTATATACAGAATAAAAGGAAAACTAAAAATATTTTTACAACAAGTCTTTAGTTAA